TAGAAGTCTTTCTATGTGCGATTGTTCCGTGTGTAGGGGAGGGAGTCTAGGAGATCTCAGGTCATATCGTCGATTAGAAAAGCTACGATGGGGTGAGCATAATCCAGTTCCGCGCTAATGCTTTGTCTTTGGCCGGTAACCGACCGAGGTGAAGCAAGCTTTTGAGCCTCTTGAAGGCAAGCTCAACTTGCCAGCGTATGGAATACAACGTCGGACCCGTTCGGGTGGATATTCGTCACGAGACAACGAAGTAATCACGAGCGTGAACTCACTCAGCCGCTATGGACGATTGTGGTGCTGGTGTCTTCTCCGTGTCGCGCGTACCCGTTCTCGACTGTGGTATGCGGCACTTTGCGGTTTGCGCATGGCGATAGTGAACGTCTACTGGCTGCTGTACCTCGTCTTCTTGTGTGTCACCAAGCGCTTTGAAAACGTCAAAGCGCGACCGGCTTTCGGGTATCCATAGCTTGTGCGTCTTCTAGCTCGAGCGAATGATGAAATCGCCACTACTTTCGACAACGTGGTGGAAATTTGTCCCGGATCAACGCCCATGAGACCAAATTGGATTAATTGAGAAGAGAGGGTTTTCGGCTCATCATAGCTTATTCAAAGGAAGCGAAGATGAGACAGAAAACCGTACCTCAGACATCTGCGTCCGAGAAAACGATCAAAGACATCCGGCGTGCCACGCGTAAACATTATTCGGCAGAGGATAAAATCCGCATTGTTCTGGAAGGACTGCGCGGGGAAGACAGCATTGCTGCGATCTGCCGCCGCGAGGGGATCGCCGAGAGCCTTTATTATAGCTGGTCGAAGGGCACTGTTACCTTAACCTAAGTGTAAACATCAGTTGCGATAACGGGTGATGACCGAACCTCGTTCTTCGCTTTACCGCCGCCATCGTTATCCATCTGAGATTATTGCAGAGGCGGTGTGGTTGTATTTCCGCTTTCCGCTAAGCTTTCGCATGGTTGAAGACATGCTGGCTTATCGTGGCATCTTCGTCACATATAAGACCGTGTACGAATGGGCGGAGAAATTCGCACGTGCTTATGCCAGTAATATCCGTCGCCGCACACCGCGGCTTG
The Brucella anthropi ATCC 49188 genome window above contains:
- a CDS encoding transposase, giving the protein MYSIRWQVELAFKRLKSLLHLGRLPAKDKALARNWIMLTPS